The window CATGTTCATCCCCGCCCTTAGGAGCGTTCCTTGAGGGTCAGGCTGCGCGGACGCTCGAGCCAGCCCCCTTCGCCATCAGGAACGATTTCAATCACGTCGATCTTGCCTTCGCTGATGGCAACGATCTTGCCGTCGTTGCGCCCCAGATAGTCGCCGATCCGCACCCGGTGCACCCCTCCTGCACCTTTTACGAGAGCGAACATCTGGTTATCCCTGGACAAGGTTCCCACCATCTCGAAGGTCTCGATATTGAAGCCTTCCAGGAACTGCTTGACCCGGGTTTCGTCAGGCTTGACCACCTTGTTGCCCTTCTGCTTCACCGCCAGGTCGATCTTGACCGGGGGCTGGAACGGGCTGCGCAATGCCGAGGCACTGTAGGTAAACGCTTCATACGGCTGGAACTTGGGCAGTGGCTCGATCGCCCCCTTGGGACGCGCGCGGACTTCGTCCATATAGGCCTGCAGATCGCTGAAGTCGCCTCCAGCACCACACCCGTTCAAACTCAGCAGCAGACAACCGCAAATGATCAGGCGCCCCCTCATTTCTTGGCTCCCGCGCTCGGGGCATTGACCTTCGTGCCCTTGTCGTTATAGCGATAGGTCTTGGCCAGGATGGTCATCCTCAGCCTGGACGTACTGTCGGCGCTGGCCGGCTTGATCTCGAAGTCGTGCAAGGTGACGATGCGCGGAAGGCTGGACACACCACTGACGAAAGTCGCCAGGTCGTGATAACCGCCCACGACACTGATCTGGATGGGCAACTCGATATAGAACTGCTGGGTCACTTCCGGCAGCAGCTTGATCTCCTCGAACTCGAGACCACTCCCCAGGCCGGTACGGGTGATGTCTTCGAGCAGGCCGGGCACTTCGGTGTCACTGGGCAGCTGCCGCAGCAAGGCGCCGAAGGACTCTTCCATTTCCTTCATCTGAGTCTTGTAGGCTTCCAGATTGGCCGCCTGGAATGCCTTGGAGGAAAACTGCTGCTTGAGCGTTTCCTCTTCAGCGCGCTGCCGATCCAGTTGTTCCTGCATGTCCTTCAGATGGAAGTTGTAGCCAAGCGCGAGTACCACGGCCGTGAGCAGGATACAGGCGATGACCTTGACCGCCGCCGGCCAGGAGCCAAGGTTGTTCAGGTCAAGGTCGTTGATGTCGATCTTGCGCAAGCTCTCGAGGGAACTGGCCAGACTCATTTCTTGGCTCCTTGCGCGACGTTCTTCTGCTCCGCCTCTTCCGCTCCGGGCTGGGTCTGCTGAACCGTCAGCTGGAAGATGTTCGCCTGGTCCACAGCGCCCTGGGTCACCGCCTTCACTTCAGTCAGGTTCGGCGCCTTCAGCCACTCGGAAGCATCCAGGTTACGCATCAGGTTGGACACCCGGTTGTTCGACTCGGCCGCCCCTGCGATGGCGATGGACTTCCCGGTCATCTTCAGGTCGGTGAAATAGACACCGTCGGGCAACGTACGGACCAACTGATCGAACACACGGCCAATGATCGGTCGGTTGCCCTGCAGATCCGAAATGATCTTCATACGCTCCAGCAACTGCTGGCGGCGAGTCTTCAGCTCGCTGATTTCCTTGATCCGCGCATCAAGCACGGTGATTTCCTTGCGCAGGAAATCATTGCGCGCGTTCTGGTTCTCGATGGCCGCATTGAAGTACTGGTCACCCAGGAAGACCAGCGCCCCCGAGGCCAGCAGCACCGCCCCCAGAGTCACGAGGAAGCGCTGCTTGCGCTCCTCGCGCAGCTGTTCCCGCCACGGCAATAGGTTGATGCGAGTCATCAGTCGAAACTCCTCATCGCCAGACCGCAGGCAATCATCAGCGCCGGCGCGTCACTGGCCAGCGCCCCCGCATTGACCTTTCCGCTCAGCACCATGTCGGTGAAGGGGTTGGCCACGAGTGTCGGAGTACCGATCTTCTGCTGGATCAATCTGTCCAGGTCCGGAATGGAAGCCGTTCCGCCTGCCAGCAGGATGTAGTCCACGTCGTTGAACTGACCGGCGGCGAAGAAGAACTGCAGCGAACGGGAGACCTGTTGAACGACCGCATCCTTGAACGGTTGCAAAACTTCGCTGTCATAGTCATCCGGAAGACCGCCCTGCTTTTTGGCAAGACCAGCTTCTTCCACCGACAGGCCATAGCGACGCTGAATCTCCTCGGTGAGCTGGCGCCCGCCGAACAGTTGTTCGCGTGTATAGATGGTGCGGCCGTGGTGCAGCACGCTCAGCGTGGTCATGGTGGCGCCGATGTCGACCACCGCAACTGTGAGTTCGTCGGCATTGCCACCCAACTGATCGCCGAGCAGACTGAAGGCTCGCTCCAGCGCGTAGGCCTCGACATCGACGACCTTGGCGGTCAGCCCCGACAGCGCCAGCGCCGCCTCGCGCACTTCAACGTTTTCCTTCCGACAGGCGGCGAGGAGTACGTCAACGCGCTCGGCGTTCCGTGCGGATGCGCCCTGGACTTCAAAGTCGATCGCGACTTCTTCGAGGGGATAGGGAATGTACTGGTCGGCCTCGATCTTGAGCTGGTTTTCCAGCTCGTCTTCCGAGAGACCGCCATCCATCTCGATGGTCTTGGTGATGACCGCCGAGCCAGCGACCGCGACCGCAGCCGTCTTCACGCCGGTGCGCGCCTTGGCGACCACACGTGACAACGCCTGGCCGACACCCTCCAGCTCAGCGATGTTCTTTTCTACCACTGCATTGGGAGGGAGCGGCTCCACGGCGTAGGCCTCTACCTTGTAGCGGCCTCCCGAGCGGCTCAGTTCGAGGAGTTTGACCGAAGTCGAACTGATGTCTATCCCCAGCAGCGTGTTCGCTTTCTTATTGAATAGCCCTAGCACGACTGATTTCCTATCAGCATCCGAGAC of the Pseudomonas sp. PSE14 genome contains:
- the pilP gene encoding type 4a pilus biogenesis lipoprotein PilP — translated: MRGRLIICGCLLLSLNGCGAGGDFSDLQAYMDEVRARPKGAIEPLPKFQPYEAFTYSASALRSPFQPPVKIDLAVKQKGNKVVKPDETRVKQFLEGFNIETFEMVGTLSRDNQMFALVKGAGGVHRVRIGDYLGRNDGKIVAISEGKIDVIEIVPDGEGGWLERPRSLTLKERS
- the pilO gene encoding type 4a pilus biogenesis protein PilO, whose amino-acid sequence is MSLASSLESLRKIDINDLDLNNLGSWPAAVKVIACILLTAVVLALGYNFHLKDMQEQLDRQRAEEETLKQQFSSKAFQAANLEAYKTQMKEMEESFGALLRQLPSDTEVPGLLEDITRTGLGSGLEFEEIKLLPEVTQQFYIELPIQISVVGGYHDLATFVSGVSSLPRIVTLHDFEIKPASADSTSRLRMTILAKTYRYNDKGTKVNAPSAGAKK
- the pilN gene encoding type 4a pilus biogenesis protein PilN encodes the protein MTRINLLPWREQLREERKQRFLVTLGAVLLASGALVFLGDQYFNAAIENQNARNDFLRKEITVLDARIKEISELKTRRQQLLERMKIISDLQGNRPIIGRVFDQLVRTLPDGVYFTDLKMTGKSIAIAGAAESNNRVSNLMRNLDASEWLKAPNLTEVKAVTQGAVDQANIFQLTVQQTQPGAEEAEQKNVAQGAKK
- a CDS encoding pilus assembly protein PilM; the encoded protein is MLGLFNKKANTLLGIDISSTSVKLLELSRSGGRYKVEAYAVEPLPPNAVVEKNIAELEGVGQALSRVVAKARTGVKTAAVAVAGSAVITKTIEMDGGLSEDELENQLKIEADQYIPYPLEEVAIDFEVQGASARNAERVDVLLAACRKENVEVREAALALSGLTAKVVDVEAYALERAFSLLGDQLGGNADELTVAVVDIGATMTTLSVLHHGRTIYTREQLFGGRQLTEEIQRRYGLSVEEAGLAKKQGGLPDDYDSEVLQPFKDAVVQQVSRSLQFFFAAGQFNDVDYILLAGGTASIPDLDRLIQQKIGTPTLVANPFTDMVLSGKVNAGALASDAPALMIACGLAMRSFD